The Methanocella arvoryzae MRE50 genome includes a region encoding these proteins:
- a CDS encoding helix-turn-helix domain-containing protein — protein MTLADDIAVAAFQSDEEFRRVLDKVIRKDLGLSIAEFGERSRISPSTLYKIMSGDRDPNLNTLRDVVNSVREIEGLSREKFIAVIAARPVLDRIHEREMFVDERRVVVREYAAATMEDAIVAAIRAERDGAQALVCAPIVSYTIEKIVRVPVATIMPTNSVTVAIETASRKIRSQQALPPR, from the coding sequence ATGACACTTGCAGACGACATCGCAGTCGCAGCCTTCCAGTCCGACGAGGAATTCCGCAGGGTACTCGACAAGGTGATCCGCAAGGATTTAGGCCTGAGCATCGCCGAGTTCGGGGAGCGCTCCAGAATATCGCCCAGCACCTTATATAAGATCATGAGCGGGGACAGGGATCCCAACCTGAACACCCTCCGGGATGTGGTCAACTCGGTCAGGGAAATCGAGGGCCTGAGCCGGGAAAAGTTCATCGCCGTCATCGCCGCCAGGCCAGTGCTCGACAGGATTCACGAGCGGGAGATGTTCGTGGATGAGCGGCGGGTTGTCGTCCGGGAGTACGCGGCAGCGACTATGGAAGACGCGATAGTAGCAGCGATAAGAGCGGAAAGGGACGGAGCCCAGGCGCTGGTCTGTGCGCCTATTGTAAGTTATACGATCGAGAAGATTGTACGGGTGCCTGTTGCGACCATAATGCCGACGAACAGTGTGACGGTAGCGATAGAAACTGCGTCGAGAAAGATAAGATCACAGCAAGCGCTGCCGCCGAGATAA
- a CDS encoding ABC transporter substrate-binding protein: MALDELFDKVQEEKTSRRNVLKMGIGAGIAVIGGASLAGCTTPTPTGTPGVKDLVKIGWMPTDHHAPAFIASTKKFFENRNINVEFVKFTAGPQIMQQVVAGNIDIGMAGVPPVLAALDKDSTVKIVGAVHNNGSALFFRKGLGIKSVADLKGMEIAVPSVGSIQDIMLREQLQKAGLDYTKDVSIKAPMPGGDMIKSLETEGGISAAIMWEPFATMAVQQGAAEVLLWSEDMMPGHPCDTITTTTGFIENYPESLKAFLQAHQDGVDFIKSNFDEAAEIVGGSEWLNSGKEVELEALKHMTFMTKPDETFLAGTETFARKMKDLGILKNDHTRADIFDLNAVNSLGGGTRA; encoded by the coding sequence ATGGCTCTCGACGAACTATTCGACAAGGTACAGGAAGAGAAGACCTCCCGGAGAAACGTGCTCAAGATGGGTATCGGCGCCGGTATCGCCGTAATCGGCGGCGCCTCGCTGGCCGGGTGCACCACCCCGACCCCGACAGGTACCCCCGGGGTGAAAGACCTAGTGAAGATCGGCTGGATGCCCACCGACCACCACGCCCCGGCATTCATCGCCAGCACGAAGAAGTTCTTCGAGAACCGTAACATCAACGTAGAGTTCGTCAAGTTCACCGCAGGCCCCCAGATTATGCAGCAGGTTGTAGCGGGCAACATCGACATCGGCATGGCCGGAGTGCCCCCGGTCCTGGCGGCGCTGGACAAAGACTCGACCGTCAAGATCGTGGGCGCAGTACACAATAACGGCAGCGCGCTGTTCTTCCGGAAAGGCCTGGGCATCAAATCCGTGGCTGACCTGAAGGGCATGGAGATCGCAGTGCCCAGCGTGGGCTCGATCCAGGATATCATGCTCCGTGAGCAGCTGCAGAAGGCCGGCCTCGACTATACTAAGGATGTCTCCATCAAGGCCCCAATGCCCGGCGGTGACATGATCAAGTCCCTCGAAACCGAAGGCGGCATCTCCGCGGCCATCATGTGGGAGCCGTTCGCCACCATGGCCGTGCAGCAGGGGGCAGCTGAAGTCCTGCTCTGGTCGGAGGACATGATGCCCGGCCACCCGTGCGACACTATAACCACGACCACCGGGTTCATCGAGAACTATCCCGAATCGCTCAAGGCGTTCCTGCAGGCCCACCAGGACGGCGTGGACTTCATCAAGTCCAACTTCGACGAGGCCGCGGAGATCGTCGGCGGCAGCGAGTGGCTCAACTCCGGCAAGGAGGTCGAGCTGGAAGCGCTGAAGCACATGACCTTCATGACAAAGCCGGACGAGACCTTCCTCGCAGGCACAGAGACCTTCGCCCGCAAGATGAAGGACCTCGGCATTTTGAAGAACGACCACACCCGGGCCGACATCTTCGACCTGAACGCCGTCAACAGCCTCGGCGGCGGCACCCGGGCTTAA
- a CDS encoding ABC transporter permease — protein MSRVSKILMQLSGILILIVVWQVATGVLGLVKPVILPPPSDVLLTTIDMVMDGELFMHAGYSLLRVILGFLAAVVVAVPLGIAMGWVREISYVVDPVIEVLRPIPPIAWIGLALLWFNIGLTSAVFLVFIGAVFPILLNTVSGVRNVDRKLIEVAYTFGATDFEILRKVVMPAALPTIYTGMRVGMGIGWMCVVAAEMVAVKFGLGNLILEASNFLQTDKVLVGMIMIGILGLLINVAFQIVGDRIFAWQKGIGKGE, from the coding sequence ATGTCCCGCGTCAGCAAAATTTTAATGCAGCTTTCGGGAATACTGATCCTGATCGTAGTCTGGCAGGTCGCCACCGGCGTCCTCGGGCTGGTCAAGCCTGTGATTCTTCCCCCGCCCTCCGACGTGTTGCTCACCACGATAGACATGGTCATGGACGGCGAGCTCTTCATGCACGCGGGCTACAGCCTTCTCCGTGTCATTCTCGGCTTCCTCGCAGCGGTCGTCGTCGCAGTGCCCCTCGGCATCGCCATGGGCTGGGTGAGGGAGATCTCCTACGTCGTCGACCCGGTCATCGAGGTCCTCCGGCCCATTCCGCCCATCGCTTGGATCGGCCTGGCCCTTCTCTGGTTCAACATCGGCCTGACATCGGCTGTTTTCCTCGTCTTCATCGGCGCCGTGTTCCCGATTCTCCTGAATACTGTGTCTGGCGTGCGCAACGTGGACCGGAAGCTCATCGAGGTCGCCTACACCTTCGGCGCCACCGACTTCGAGATCCTGCGGAAAGTCGTCATGCCGGCGGCGTTGCCTACCATTTATACGGGCATGCGGGTGGGCATGGGCATAGGCTGGATGTGCGTGGTGGCAGCAGAGATGGTCGCGGTGAAGTTCGGGCTGGGCAACCTGATCCTCGAAGCCTCCAACTTCCTGCAGACCGACAAAGTCCTCGTAGGCATGATCATGATCGGCATCCTCGGGCTGCTCATCAACGTGGCCTTCCAGATTGTTGGGGACCGGATCTTCGCGTGGCAGAAAGGCATAGGGAAGGGAGAGTGA
- a CDS encoding ABC transporter ATP-binding protein — translation MAGDIKIQGVSKEYPAKGGSMLAIDNISMDITDHQFICLVGPSGCGKSTLLRMISGLEPISKGEVIIDGKPVQGTSPKVGFVFQEYTLFPWRTVQKNVEFGLEIKNVPPAEREKIAEKYIDMVGLSGFRDSYPHQLSGGMKQRCAIARTLAVGPEILLMDEPFGALDAQTRNILQEQLLEIWQKEKIKVIFVTHSVDEAVFLADKVVIMTARPGQIKEIVDIKLPRPRKRTDAEVNQVRDAILKSLFTEVKKLSDR, via the coding sequence ATGGCAGGCGACATCAAGATTCAGGGCGTAAGCAAGGAGTACCCGGCTAAAGGCGGGTCTATGCTGGCCATCGACAACATCTCGATGGACATCACCGACCACCAGTTCATCTGTCTCGTCGGCCCTTCGGGCTGCGGCAAGTCGACCTTGCTCCGCATGATTTCGGGGCTGGAGCCGATCAGCAAAGGCGAAGTCATCATCGACGGCAAGCCCGTCCAGGGCACCTCGCCCAAAGTGGGCTTCGTGTTCCAGGAGTACACCCTGTTCCCGTGGCGCACCGTTCAGAAGAACGTGGAATTCGGCCTGGAGATCAAGAACGTGCCCCCCGCGGAGCGGGAGAAGATAGCGGAGAAGTACATCGATATGGTTGGCCTGTCCGGCTTCAGGGACTCCTACCCCCACCAGCTGTCAGGCGGCATGAAGCAGCGGTGCGCCATCGCCCGGACACTTGCCGTAGGCCCGGAAATCCTGCTGATGGACGAGCCCTTCGGGGCGCTGGATGCCCAGACGAGGAATATTCTCCAGGAACAATTATTAGAGATCTGGCAGAAGGAGAAGATCAAGGTGATCTTTGTCACCCACAGCGTCGACGAAGCTGTCTTCCTGGCAGACAAAGTGGTCATCATGACCGCCAGGCCCGGGCAGATTAAGGAAATCGTCGACATCAAGCTACCCAGGCCCAGAAAGCGCACCGACGCCGAGGTCAACCAGGTCAGGGATGCCATCCTCAAATCGCTCTTCACTGAGGTCAAGAAGCTCTCCGACCGCTGA
- a CDS encoding response regulator transcription factor, which translates to MANKIMIVDDEPDVVDLVKIVLKSEGYEVVTATSGKEALEKIGNEMPDLVLLDIMMPQMDGWEVYNHIKSNTKTRDIPVAMLTAKSQSIDKMIGLHVVQVDDYITKPFGRAELLERVKKILTEKGRLQPPAR; encoded by the coding sequence ATGGCTAACAAAATCATGATTGTCGACGATGAGCCGGACGTAGTAGACCTCGTGAAGATCGTGCTGAAGAGCGAGGGCTACGAAGTAGTCACGGCTACCAGCGGTAAGGAAGCGCTGGAAAAGATCGGCAACGAAATGCCTGATCTTGTCCTGCTCGACATCATGATGCCGCAGATGGACGGCTGGGAAGTGTACAACCACATCAAATCGAACACGAAGACCCGGGATATTCCGGTTGCCATGCTCACGGCCAAGTCCCAGTCTATCGACAAAATGATCGGCCTCCACGTGGTGCAGGTTGACGATTATATCACCAAGCCTTTCGGCCGGGCCGAACTGCTCGAAAGGGTGAAAAAGATTCTCACTGAAAAAGGCAGGCTTCAGCCGCCGGCGAGATAA
- a CDS encoding hydrophobe/amphiphile efflux-3 (HAE3) family transporter has protein sequence MVVRTVDPGETIGRFIKNHYVFIIVMAVLLLILAMVSAQKIYMATGIETFVFKDSQIYKDIEYYTENFQATNFLILITTDDVFSPDVLEAMRLLDSQIRVNPKVQNVTGLYTILDRYSSGGIVNSAQAERIISLLPGEATRFLVPGKHHTIMSVLLRGDLEEAEKPAILEDVKSAIRWVPMPAGSSARVTGETAMMLEIQDEMMRSMSIMLASAVIMMIIALWFTFSHSKWRLLPLPIVLVGVIFTGGIMGITGVPLTMVSMAVFPILIGLGVEYAIQFQNRMMEELADGKAPGDAVVATVKNIGPPVAYSVMTCLLGFLSILASPVPMIYDFGLMCMIGVAVCFLSALFLLLSVLVLLSSKAGRIQHKVEQRGVIEKVIERVAETTTRHPVIVIFALVAMIAGYALDPTIGVEIDQSSFAPQDLPSVVLFRSLTNIMDVKTTDMIVQVKAHDVTAPDTVRWMQNFSLYEKSNNPDVLAVSSLNTLMASYNDGVVPDTGPEIQAVLDRIPWEEQRRYIDDYRTTSIITMTINDLPTDQQMSMLRRVERDLSFLSPPAGISATLSGQSRVMLTTLGSLTSDRLQMTLASGLLVLIGLLIVYRGDWVRSVVPVIAVVIVTGLSCIVMIILHMKYTPLSVTLGALTIGIGIDFSILHMERYYEEKAKGFPPLEAMRIATAKIGNAIFSSASTVIAGFGALVMSNFSILSNFGLVTIIDFILALCSAFVIMPPLLVTLDTWWSKVRGVKV, from the coding sequence ATGGTGGTGCGGACGGTCGACCCGGGAGAAACCATTGGCAGGTTCATCAAGAACCACTATGTTTTTATCATCGTCATGGCAGTGCTGCTGCTCATTTTAGCCATGGTCTCCGCCCAGAAGATCTACATGGCCACAGGCATAGAGACCTTCGTCTTCAAGGATTCCCAGATCTACAAGGACATCGAATACTACACGGAAAATTTCCAGGCTACCAACTTTCTGATCCTCATCACTACGGACGACGTCTTCAGCCCTGACGTGCTCGAGGCCATGAGGCTGCTCGACAGTCAGATACGGGTCAATCCTAAAGTCCAGAATGTGACCGGGCTATACACTATCCTCGACAGGTACTCCTCCGGCGGGATTGTAAACTCTGCACAGGCAGAGAGGATTATTTCACTGCTACCCGGGGAAGCGACCAGGTTTCTGGTGCCCGGCAAGCATCACACCATCATGAGCGTGCTGCTGCGGGGCGACCTCGAGGAGGCCGAGAAGCCGGCAATACTGGAGGATGTTAAAAGCGCCATCCGCTGGGTGCCCATGCCTGCAGGCAGTTCGGCAAGGGTCACCGGCGAGACCGCCATGATGCTGGAAATACAGGATGAGATGATGCGCAGCATGAGCATCATGCTGGCGTCGGCGGTGATCATGATGATCATCGCCCTGTGGTTCACCTTCTCCCACTCTAAATGGCGGCTCCTGCCGTTGCCGATCGTCCTCGTGGGAGTGATCTTTACCGGGGGCATCATGGGCATTACAGGGGTACCACTCACTATGGTCTCCATGGCAGTGTTCCCCATCCTGATCGGCCTCGGAGTGGAGTACGCCATCCAGTTCCAGAACCGCATGATGGAAGAGCTTGCCGATGGCAAGGCTCCGGGCGACGCAGTCGTGGCTACAGTGAAGAACATAGGGCCCCCGGTAGCCTACTCAGTCATGACCTGCCTGCTAGGCTTTCTCTCCATCCTGGCGTCGCCGGTGCCGATGATCTACGACTTCGGCCTCATGTGCATGATCGGCGTGGCAGTCTGTTTCCTGTCAGCGCTATTCCTGCTGCTATCCGTCCTCGTGCTCCTCTCCTCGAAAGCCGGCCGCATCCAGCATAAGGTGGAACAGCGGGGCGTCATCGAAAAGGTGATCGAGCGAGTGGCGGAGACGACGACCCGGCACCCGGTGATCGTCATTTTTGCGCTGGTGGCAATGATCGCAGGATATGCCCTCGACCCGACTATCGGCGTGGAGATCGACCAGTCCAGCTTCGCCCCGCAGGACCTGCCCTCGGTCGTGCTGTTCCGCAGCCTGACCAACATCATGGACGTCAAGACCACCGACATGATCGTCCAGGTCAAAGCCCACGACGTCACCGCTCCCGACACCGTACGCTGGATGCAGAACTTTTCCCTGTACGAGAAGAGCAACAATCCGGACGTGCTGGCTGTCAGCAGCCTCAACACACTCATGGCCTCCTATAACGACGGAGTCGTCCCCGATACCGGCCCGGAGATACAGGCGGTTCTGGACCGGATCCCGTGGGAGGAGCAGCGCCGGTACATCGACGACTACCGGACCACCTCCATCATCACCATGACCATCAACGATCTGCCCACAGATCAGCAGATGAGCATGTTGCGCAGGGTCGAGCGGGACCTGTCCTTCCTCAGTCCCCCCGCAGGCATCAGCGCTACGCTGAGCGGCCAGTCCAGAGTCATGCTGACGACGCTCGGATCCCTGACGAGCGACAGGCTGCAGATGACACTGGCCAGCGGCCTGCTGGTCCTGATCGGCCTGCTCATCGTCTACAGGGGAGACTGGGTGAGGTCAGTCGTGCCAGTGATCGCCGTCGTCATAGTGACAGGCCTGTCCTGCATCGTCATGATCATCCTCCACATGAAATACACCCCGCTGTCGGTAACGCTGGGCGCGCTGACCATCGGCATCGGCATAGACTTCTCCATCCTGCACATGGAGCGGTACTACGAGGAGAAAGCCAAAGGCTTCCCGCCGCTGGAAGCCATGCGGATCGCCACCGCCAAGATCGGCAACGCCATCTTCTCCAGCGCCAGCACCGTCATCGCAGGCTTCGGAGCCCTCGTCATGTCCAACTTCTCCATCCTGAGCAACTTCGGGCTCGTGACCATTATAGACTTCATCCTGGCGCTATGCAGCGCCTTCGTCATCATGCCACCTCTCCTGGTCACCCTGGATACCTGGTGGTCAAAAGTCAGGGGGGTTAAAGTATAG
- a CDS encoding COG1361 S-layer family protein, which translates to MLSICLISLLCPLAAPSAEAQIIGGPMIDACIYGSKELYPGQIVTLQLLVQNSGFITAIAGYDTPDAWLQSTGGASYSAIVNGASSKTLYDSSEYKIAAAGLNGAVGSTGTGIGSLSGSASSTSTSLSQSTSTSSYQFSQIGAFGNLQINSAPGVAAGVTTALGITCELLPGDLPIEIMSDNRMVLGSLPAGTTTAPIPYLVRVSRDAQPGHYKLPLLITYKRLAEDYQYTSFFGQMYGYSNYVEESCLIYLDIVIMGIYDLVVTDITAIDMVPGTNGIVSVRVTNTGLTAVDHAIVYLTTPTIGPCQSSFYYPVNYELATYQTTPLQQPIQLDQNMLVPVQNSQYLGHMEPGEERVVKFKLSVADDAEDGDFPISAVVSYQDKWGTEKSSNVETFGIHVEPRMRFTVDGEPIKIKCGRSIIAHLTLVNNGTMIARDSIVRMNALDPFTVSYDTMYLGDVEPGENVSTQFGIKVKPDAVPGTYYVTLEVKYYDSQDEPHVTKIIRKAITVDPPPTLWETILENWLLVTGLIILLIAGILYAVYRWLKKKKGPQEQAGGEESSGEESNVK; encoded by the coding sequence ATGCTGTCCATCTGCCTAATTTCCCTGCTATGCCCGCTCGCGGCCCCTTCCGCAGAGGCTCAGATCATAGGCGGGCCTATGATCGACGCGTGCATATACGGCAGTAAAGAATTGTATCCCGGACAGATAGTGACCTTGCAGTTGCTCGTCCAGAACAGCGGTTTCATCACCGCAATCGCTGGCTACGACACCCCGGACGCGTGGCTCCAGTCAACCGGGGGCGCCTCATATTCGGCGATCGTCAACGGCGCGTCGTCTAAAACGCTCTACGATTCATCCGAGTACAAGATCGCAGCCGCCGGCCTTAACGGCGCAGTCGGGAGCACAGGAACTGGCATAGGCAGCCTGAGCGGGTCTGCAAGCTCGACCAGTACCTCGCTCTCCCAGAGCACCAGCACCTCATCATACCAGTTCTCCCAGATCGGGGCGTTCGGAAACCTGCAGATCAACAGCGCCCCCGGCGTTGCCGCAGGGGTGACCACCGCCCTCGGCATCACCTGCGAGCTTCTTCCCGGTGACCTGCCTATCGAGATCATGTCGGACAACCGCATGGTACTGGGCTCCCTGCCCGCAGGCACCACCACAGCGCCCATCCCCTATCTTGTCAGGGTGAGCCGGGACGCCCAGCCCGGGCACTACAAACTCCCGCTGCTGATCACCTACAAGCGGCTGGCCGAAGACTACCAGTACACCTCCTTCTTCGGCCAGATGTACGGCTACAGCAACTACGTAGAAGAGTCGTGCCTCATCTACCTCGACATAGTGATCATGGGCATCTACGACCTGGTCGTTACGGACATCACTGCCATAGACATGGTGCCGGGCACCAATGGCATCGTGTCCGTCCGGGTCACCAACACCGGGCTGACGGCAGTGGATCATGCGATCGTCTACCTCACCACCCCGACTATCGGCCCCTGTCAGTCTTCCTTCTATTACCCGGTCAACTACGAGCTTGCCACCTACCAGACTACCCCTCTGCAACAGCCGATCCAGCTGGACCAAAACATGCTGGTCCCCGTCCAGAACTCCCAGTACCTGGGCCACATGGAGCCCGGCGAAGAGCGGGTGGTCAAGTTCAAGCTCAGCGTGGCTGACGATGCCGAAGACGGGGACTTCCCGATCAGCGCCGTCGTCTCCTACCAGGATAAGTGGGGCACCGAAAAGTCCTCGAACGTCGAGACCTTCGGCATCCACGTCGAGCCCAGGATGAGGTTCACCGTAGACGGCGAGCCCATAAAGATCAAATGCGGCCGCTCGATTATTGCCCACCTCACCCTGGTCAACAACGGCACCATGATAGCCCGGGACTCCATCGTCCGCATGAACGCGCTGGACCCGTTCACCGTCAGCTACGACACCATGTACCTGGGGGACGTGGAACCCGGGGAGAACGTAAGCACCCAGTTCGGGATCAAGGTGAAGCCCGACGCGGTACCCGGCACTTATTACGTCACCCTCGAAGTCAAGTACTACGACAGCCAGGACGAACCCCATGTCACCAAGATTATCCGCAAGGCCATCACTGTGGACCCCCCACCGACACTCTGGGAGACGATCCTGGAGAACTGGCTCCTCGTCACGGGCCTGATCATCCTGCTGATCGCAGGCATACTCTATGCGGTGTACAGGTGGCTGAAGAAAAAGAAAGGCCCTCAGGAGCAGGCGGGCGGTGAAGAGTCTTCGGGAGAAGAATCAAATGTAAAGTAA
- the lonB gene encoding ATP-dependent protease LonB, giving the protein MEPRQDDLCGGLEFKSTADIEVPTRLIDQVIGQEHAVEVIKKAASQRRHVMMIGTPGTGKSMLAKAMAELLPKEELQDVLIYHNPEDSNNPKVRVVPAGKGKQIVNAHKMEAQKNAQLRNLIIVVAMLAILGFAWFYLPRETFMWAIIAVLLLLLILRYVTPKETIITPKLLVSNQGKTTAPFVDATGAHAGALLGDVRHDPFQSGGLETPSHDRVEAGAIHKAHKGVLFIDEINTLRMESQQHLLTAVQEGKFAITGQSERSSGAMVKTDAVPCDFIMVLAGNLDAMEGMHPALRSRIKGYGYELFMTDSMEDTMENRRKVVRFVAQEVMRDGKIPHFDHSAVEEIMRESMRRAGRKGHLTLKLRDLGGLVRVSGDIARSEGAALTTADHVLKAKRISRSVEQQLTDNYLDRRKDYRLFQAAGEEVGRVNGLAVMGGDAGVVLPIVAEVTPAMSKSEGHVYATGKLQEIAKEAVQNVSAIIKKFTGQDITGMDVHIQFVGTYEGVEGDSASVSIATAVISAISQIPVDQSVAMTGSLSVRGDVLPIGGVTYKIEAAALAGISTVLIPKSNLGDVLIEDMYKDRVKIIPVTNISEVLEHALTGKKKESFIDKIRNFSVDKMGIGIFDKALPH; this is encoded by the coding sequence ATGGAACCCCGGCAGGACGATCTCTGCGGTGGCCTGGAATTCAAGTCCACGGCGGACATAGAGGTCCCCACCCGGCTCATCGATCAGGTGATCGGCCAGGAGCATGCTGTGGAGGTCATCAAGAAAGCGGCCAGCCAGCGCCGCCACGTAATGATGATCGGCACGCCAGGCACTGGCAAGTCCATGCTCGCCAAGGCAATGGCAGAACTGTTGCCGAAGGAAGAGCTGCAGGACGTACTGATCTACCACAACCCCGAGGACTCGAACAACCCTAAGGTGAGGGTCGTCCCGGCGGGCAAAGGCAAGCAAATAGTGAACGCACACAAGATGGAAGCACAGAAGAACGCACAGCTCCGCAACCTGATCATCGTTGTGGCCATGCTGGCAATCCTCGGCTTCGCATGGTTCTACCTGCCGCGCGAGACGTTCATGTGGGCAATTATCGCTGTACTACTGTTACTGCTCATACTGAGATACGTCACTCCTAAGGAGACTATCATCACCCCCAAGCTGCTCGTGTCCAACCAGGGCAAGACGACAGCACCATTCGTAGACGCCACCGGCGCCCACGCAGGCGCGCTGCTCGGCGACGTCAGGCACGACCCCTTCCAGTCGGGTGGCCTCGAAACGCCATCGCACGACCGCGTGGAGGCAGGAGCCATCCACAAGGCCCACAAAGGCGTCCTCTTCATCGACGAAATCAACACCCTCCGGATGGAGAGCCAGCAGCACCTGCTGACCGCCGTCCAGGAAGGCAAGTTCGCCATCACTGGCCAGTCGGAGAGATCATCCGGCGCCATGGTCAAGACTGACGCGGTGCCCTGTGACTTCATCATGGTGCTCGCGGGCAACCTCGACGCCATGGAAGGCATGCACCCGGCACTCCGGTCCAGAATCAAGGGCTACGGCTACGAGCTGTTCATGACCGACTCGATGGAAGACACCATGGAGAACCGCAGGAAGGTCGTCCGGTTCGTCGCCCAGGAAGTCATGAGAGACGGCAAGATCCCCCACTTCGACCACTCCGCAGTGGAAGAGATCATGAGAGAATCCATGCGCCGGGCAGGCCGCAAGGGCCACCTGACCCTCAAGCTGAGAGACCTCGGCGGACTGGTCAGAGTATCCGGCGACATCGCCCGGTCCGAAGGCGCCGCACTGACGACGGCAGACCACGTGCTCAAGGCCAAGCGGATCTCCAGGTCCGTCGAACAGCAGCTGACCGACAACTACCTCGACAGAAGGAAGGACTACCGCCTCTTCCAGGCGGCAGGCGAAGAAGTCGGCAGAGTCAACGGCCTCGCAGTCATGGGCGGCGACGCAGGCGTCGTGCTCCCCATCGTGGCAGAAGTGACCCCCGCCATGTCCAAGTCGGAAGGCCACGTATATGCCACGGGCAAGTTGCAGGAGATCGCCAAAGAAGCGGTCCAGAACGTGAGCGCCATCATCAAGAAGTTCACCGGCCAGGACATCACCGGCATGGACGTCCACATCCAGTTCGTGGGCACCTATGAAGGCGTGGAAGGCGACAGCGCCTCCGTATCCATAGCTACGGCTGTTATATCCGCCATCTCGCAGATCCCGGTAGACCAGAGCGTGGCCATGACCGGCTCGCTGTCCGTCAGAGGCGACGTGCTGCCGATCGGCGGCGTCACCTACAAGATCGAGGCGGCAGCCCTCGCAGGCATCTCCACCGTGCTCATCCCGAAGTCGAACCTCGGCGACGTCCTCATCGAGGACATGTACAAGGACCGGGTCAAGATCATCCCGGTCACCAACATCAGCGAAGTCCTGGAGCATGCCCTCACCGGCAAGAAGAAGGAGAGCTTCATAGATAAGATCCGGAACTTCAGCGTCGATAAGATGGGCATTGGGATCTTCGATAAGGCGTTGCCGCACTAA
- a CDS encoding TldD/PmbA family protein, which yields MSDFFDVREMYGYTTAIVYDNGEIDEISTHFVSGAAARAIVGGSYGFTTADDPSKAKEAIETAIQLAKRLDRINPRKKIEMAPIPKGGKEVYRVKKNPGDVSMSQKQDLLKSIEDAMRERDKNGLIKSTRLNYSEAFSHNIHYTSSGERIEYDMYRTGFSCSAVAGEGSALQVGRRSYFNVGGFEIFDQCDPVELAREAVDEVYALLSAKPAPSGKFDVICDPELAGVFIHEAVGHASEADTVLDGDSCLEGRIGQQIGSELVTVKDDPTLLKYGYYPYDSEGVPSHSKTLIENGVMKAYLNSRETAAKLGGAPGNARAGGLARPVVRMSNTFIDNGELSKDEVFEGVNGIYLKGSRGGQVNTGEGVFQFNAVMGYLLKDGKIGDCIRDVSLSGNTLKTLNNIVRVGNDLDFHSGRCGKAGQGVPVGDGSPHILIKDAVVGGSS from the coding sequence ATGTCCGATTTTTTTGACGTCCGGGAGATGTACGGCTACACTACTGCCATAGTGTACGACAACGGGGAGATCGATGAGATCTCCACTCACTTCGTTTCGGGTGCGGCAGCCCGGGCTATCGTAGGGGGCTCGTACGGCTTCACTACGGCTGACGACCCTTCGAAGGCGAAAGAGGCGATCGAGACCGCCATTCAGCTCGCGAAGCGGCTGGACCGGATCAACCCCCGGAAGAAGATCGAGATGGCTCCTATTCCAAAAGGTGGCAAGGAAGTCTACCGGGTGAAGAAGAACCCGGGCGACGTTTCTATGTCTCAGAAGCAGGACCTGCTCAAGTCTATCGAAGACGCCATGCGGGAGAGGGACAAGAACGGCCTGATCAAGAGCACCCGCCTCAACTATTCTGAGGCTTTCTCTCATAACATCCACTACACTTCCTCAGGCGAGCGTATTGAGTATGACATGTACCGGACAGGGTTCAGCTGTTCTGCGGTAGCCGGGGAAGGCAGCGCTCTGCAGGTCGGGCGGCGGAGCTACTTCAACGTGGGGGGATTCGAGATATTCGACCAGTGCGACCCTGTCGAGCTGGCCCGGGAAGCGGTCGACGAGGTTTACGCTCTGCTGTCCGCGAAGCCCGCTCCGTCCGGGAAGTTCGACGTCATCTGTGACCCAGAACTGGCGGGGGTGTTCATCCACGAGGCAGTGGGCCACGCGTCGGAGGCGGACACGGTTCTTGACGGGGACTCCTGTCTCGAGGGCCGGATAGGGCAGCAGATCGGCAGTGAACTGGTGACGGTGAAGGACGATCCGACGCTGCTTAAGTACGGCTACTATCCTTACGACAGCGAGGGCGTGCCCTCTCACTCGAAGACGCTCATCGAAAACGGCGTCATGAAGGCTTACCTGAACTCCCGGGAGACCGCGGCGAAGCTCGGGGGCGCCCCCGGCAATGCCCGGGCCGGCGGGCTGGCGAGGCCGGTGGTGCGGATGAGCAACACTTTCATCGACAACGGCGAGCTCAGTAAAGACGAGGTATTCGAGGGCGTGAACGGCATCTACCTGAAAGGCTCCCGGGGCGGCCAGGTGAACACCGGGGAAGGGGTGTTCCAGTTCAACGCGGTCATGGGATATCTTCTGAAAGACGGCAAGATCGGCGACTGCATCCGTGACGTCTCCCTGTCTGGGAATACGCTGAAGACGCTGAACAACATCGTCCGGGTGGGCAACGATCTAGACTTCCACTCGGGCCGGTGCGGCAAAGCCGGCCAGGGCGTGCCCGTCGGGGACGGCTCGCCGCATATTCTCATCAAGGACGCCGTCGTAGGGGGGTCTTCGTAA